One Sanguibacter keddieii DSM 10542 genomic window carries:
- a CDS encoding cellulase-like family protein, translated as MVTTGGTPGRTDGAGGGARLRGAADVATPGHLPDRLAISLWDFSWYVRTGPGEPFEDLDAAFARAVELGYNAVRICAMPFLLFRSGLDTSALHLGPIGGGYAGRVRWYDVREPTVVDGRAHLLRFFEAARRHGVVVVASSWEYQQSPSFAADRAWYDALEAVPPEERTVVLGEAMADLVDLLAEHGLAETLAFVEIHNEVQAGHLTAGLPGREDPVVELRDRLEAGIDAFAARHPEVLCGPNYAAVPVTAMRGVPRNAGVLGVHPYVYGVLDDLVTELVLRGDPADFRQDLAEPLLRPDAPRFEDWAPPADEEWKRHASIVGHAEIYLHDWCDAEAVDRWLYERYGAHRIAMAQRLGEWVGVAADTAARLGVPLVFGEGWVGYTPKDCRFEEGPVGSQICRDAVQLSVDVGAWGTVVCSNAAPHHAMWEDETLQRECNELFMTGGAAHAEG; from the coding sequence ATGGTCACGACCGGTGGGACTCCCGGGCGCACCGACGGCGCCGGGGGCGGTGCGCGTCTGCGTGGTGCGGCAGACGTCGCGACCCCGGGGCACCTGCCCGACCGGCTGGCGATCTCGCTCTGGGACTTCTCCTGGTACGTGCGGACCGGCCCGGGCGAGCCCTTCGAGGACCTCGACGCGGCCTTCGCCCGTGCGGTCGAGCTGGGCTACAACGCCGTGCGCATCTGCGCGATGCCCTTCCTGCTGTTCCGGTCGGGGCTGGACACCTCGGCGCTGCACCTCGGGCCGATCGGCGGGGGCTATGCCGGCAGGGTGCGGTGGTACGACGTCCGTGAGCCGACGGTGGTCGACGGCCGGGCGCACCTCCTGAGGTTCTTCGAGGCGGCCCGCCGTCACGGCGTGGTGGTGGTCGCGTCGTCGTGGGAGTACCAGCAGAGCCCGTCCTTCGCGGCGGACCGCGCCTGGTACGACGCCCTCGAGGCCGTGCCTCCCGAGGAGCGCACCGTCGTCCTGGGGGAGGCGATGGCCGACCTGGTGGACCTCTTGGCCGAGCACGGCCTCGCCGAGACGCTCGCCTTCGTCGAGATCCACAACGAGGTCCAGGCCGGGCACCTGACCGCCGGGCTCCCCGGGCGCGAGGACCCGGTGGTCGAGCTGCGCGACCGGCTCGAGGCGGGCATCGACGCCTTCGCCGCGCGGCACCCCGAGGTGCTCTGCGGACCGAACTACGCGGCCGTGCCGGTCACGGCGATGCGGGGAGTGCCCCGGAACGCCGGGGTGCTGGGGGTGCACCCCTACGTCTACGGGGTGCTCGACGACCTCGTCACCGAGCTGGTGCTGCGGGGCGACCCTGCCGACTTCCGGCAGGACCTCGCGGAGCCCCTGCTGCGCCCGGACGCGCCGCGCTTCGAGGACTGGGCGCCACCCGCCGACGAGGAGTGGAAGCGGCACGCCTCGATCGTGGGGCACGCGGAGATCTACCTCCACGACTGGTGCGACGCCGAGGCCGTGGACCGGTGGCTCTACGAGCGGTACGGGGCGCACCGCATCGCGATGGCGCAACGGCTCGGCGAGTGGGTGGGCGTCGCCGCCGACACCGCGGCACGGCTCGGGGTACCGCTGGTCTTCGGAGAGGGGTGGGTCGGCTACACCCCGAAGGACTGCCGGTTCGAGGAGGGACCGGTCGGATCGCAGATCTGCCGGGATGCGGTGCAGCTCTCGGTCGACGTCGGGGCGTGGGGGACCGTCGTGTGCTCGAACGCGGCGCCGCACCACGCCATGTGGGAGGACGAGACGCTCCAGCGCGAGTGCAACGAGCTGTTCATGACCGGGGGAGCGGCGCACGCGGAAGGGTGA
- a CDS encoding beta-galactosidase translates to MTTQDTSTTTRSVSVAPPVPAERLTFLGESTDGTDSADSADSIQATTRTLERGGAPWIPVTGEVHYSRLPRERWSEVLGHARAGGLDTVATYVFWQAHEPTPGDFRWDGNLDLRAFVELAATHGLDVVVRLGPWAHGEARYGGFPDWLVERGLRTRTDDPAYLDLVRAFYGQTIAQLTGLTHAEGGPVVGAQIENELYDQPGHLATLRRTAEDLGLRVPLWTATGWGGAQVPGTLLPLYSAYADGFWEESTTGWPEFSAVHYRYSAVRDDLTVGADLREALDGIVLEQGAQAPLDRDDLPFATCELGGGMHVAYHRRPLVTADDVAALALAKVGSGSVWQGYYMYAGGTQRVGPHGTEQESQATGYPNDVPTLSYDFHAPVGEHGQVRRHHHLLRRQHLWLADEGARLAPMTVTVGGGSADPDELRWSVRSDGRSGYLFLTTYQPSAAPISAQPGVQVTVDLDGEQVTTPTRPVDLPAGVSVAWPLRYALAEGLVLRSATAQVLARLDDVVVLAATDGVDVELVLEGEVSVAGAGSATRGDDGHTTVVTLARTPGRGCVVDLRGGAHGAAVRVVVLDDTTASTLYRLEVAGRERLVLSDAPVYALDGDLVLHTDAPQATVSLLPAPEGLEPVGSSNGVDAPAGQVRDDVRGPGAASPWGTWTVDVVGAGTHRVAAGLRPDATAPAPARGGPVDRLSAPTDWTGAARVHLDVPDALLTGTDRALLRVAWTGDVGRAWVGEHLVSDHFWHGRVWDLDLTPWREEVAAHGVVLELLPWVGATGVRVDPAVVPAADGVEVRSVDVVRVARTVLRADDHGVGQSRPSSVSTAGAVKG, encoded by the coding sequence ATGACCACGCAGGACACCAGCACCACCACGCGCTCTGTCAGCGTCGCCCCGCCGGTCCCGGCCGAGCGCCTCACGTTCCTCGGCGAGAGCACCGACGGCACCGACAGCGCCGACAGCGCCGACAGCATCCAGGCGACCACGCGGACCCTGGAGCGCGGCGGTGCGCCGTGGATCCCGGTCACCGGTGAGGTCCACTACTCCCGGCTGCCCCGCGAGCGCTGGTCCGAGGTGCTCGGGCACGCCCGGGCCGGCGGTCTCGACACCGTCGCCACCTACGTGTTCTGGCAGGCGCACGAGCCGACGCCCGGCGACTTCCGCTGGGACGGGAACCTCGACCTGCGGGCCTTCGTCGAGCTGGCAGCGACGCACGGTCTCGACGTCGTCGTCCGGCTGGGGCCGTGGGCGCACGGCGAGGCACGCTACGGAGGGTTCCCGGACTGGCTCGTCGAGCGCGGCCTGCGCACCCGGACCGACGACCCGGCGTACCTCGACCTCGTCCGCGCCTTCTACGGCCAGACGATCGCCCAGCTCACCGGGCTCACCCACGCCGAGGGCGGCCCCGTGGTCGGCGCGCAGATCGAGAACGAGCTGTACGACCAGCCCGGCCACCTCGCCACGCTGCGCCGCACCGCCGAGGACCTCGGCCTGCGGGTCCCACTGTGGACGGCGACCGGGTGGGGCGGCGCGCAGGTCCCCGGCACCCTGCTGCCGCTCTACAGCGCGTACGCCGACGGCTTCTGGGAGGAGTCGACGACAGGCTGGCCCGAGTTCTCCGCCGTCCACTACCGCTACAGCGCGGTGCGCGACGACCTCACGGTCGGTGCCGACCTGCGCGAGGCGCTCGACGGCATCGTCCTCGAGCAGGGCGCCCAGGCGCCGCTCGACCGCGACGACCTGCCCTTCGCCACCTGCGAGCTCGGCGGCGGCATGCACGTGGCCTACCACCGCCGCCCCCTCGTCACGGCCGACGACGTCGCGGCGCTCGCCCTCGCCAAGGTCGGCTCGGGCTCGGTGTGGCAGGGGTACTACATGTACGCCGGCGGCACCCAGCGCGTCGGGCCGCACGGCACGGAGCAGGAGTCCCAGGCGACCGGCTACCCCAACGACGTGCCGACGCTCTCCTACGACTTCCACGCGCCGGTCGGGGAGCACGGGCAGGTCCGCCGGCACCACCACCTCCTGCGCCGCCAGCACCTCTGGCTCGCCGACGAGGGGGCTCGGCTCGCCCCGATGACCGTGACGGTCGGGGGCGGCAGCGCCGACCCGGACGAGCTCCGCTGGTCCGTGCGCTCCGACGGGCGCTCCGGCTACCTGTTCCTCACCACGTACCAGCCGTCCGCCGCGCCCATCAGCGCCCAGCCCGGCGTCCAGGTGACGGTCGACCTCGACGGGGAGCAGGTCACGACGCCGACCCGCCCGGTCGACCTGCCCGCGGGGGTCTCGGTCGCCTGGCCGCTGCGCTACGCGCTGGCGGAGGGGCTGGTGCTGCGCAGCGCCACGGCGCAGGTCCTCGCCCGGCTCGACGACGTCGTCGTCCTGGCCGCGACCGACGGCGTGGACGTCGAGCTGGTGCTCGAGGGGGAGGTGAGCGTCGCCGGTGCGGGGTCGGCCACCCGCGGGGACGACGGACACACCACGGTCGTCACCCTCGCTCGAACGCCCGGCCGCGGCTGCGTCGTCGACCTGAGAGGCGGAGCCCACGGCGCCGCGGTGCGCGTCGTCGTCCTCGACGACACGACGGCCAGCACCCTCTACCGGCTCGAGGTCGCCGGACGTGAGCGCCTCGTGCTCTCGGACGCACCCGTCTACGCGCTCGACGGCGACCTGGTGCTGCACACCGACGCCCCGCAGGCCACCGTCTCGCTGCTGCCGGCACCGGAGGGGCTCGAGCCCGTGGGCTCTTCCAACGGTGTCGACGCTCCAGCGGGCCAGGTCCGCGACGACGTGCGCGGACCGGGCGCCGCCTCGCCGTGGGGCACGTGGACCGTCGACGTCGTGGGTGCCGGGACCCACCGCGTCGCCGCAGGCCTCCGGCCGGACGCTACGGCTCCCGCCCCGGCCCGCGGCGGGCCCGTGGACCGGCTCAGCGCGCCGACCGACTGGACGGGCGCCGCACGCGTCCACCTCGACGTGCCCGACGCGCTGCTCACCGGCACCGACCGGGCGCTCCTGCGCGTCGCCTGGACGGGCGACGTCGGCCGCGCCTGGGTGGGCGAGCACCTGGTGAGCGACCACTTCTGGCACGGCCGCGTGTGGGACCTCGACCTCACACCGTGGCGCGAGGAGGTCGCCGCGCACGGCGTCGTGCTCGAGCTCCTCCCGTGGGTCGGGGCGACGGGGGTCCGGGTAGACCCGGCCGTCGTCCCCGCAGCGGACGGTGTCGAGGTGCGTTCCGTCGACGTGGTGCGGGTGGCCCGCACCGTGCTGCGCGCCGATGACCACGGGGTGGGTCAGAGCCGACCGTCCTCGGTGTCGACCGCAGGGGCGGTGAAGGGATGA
- a CDS encoding DUF5107 domain-containing protein gives MLSEESRIVLPPAPAALAALPVRAWREPVVIDTYEPAEASRYPAYLDQRVYQGSSGAVYPMPFVERVSLDKTPRTWDAVHIENDYVRLMLLPELGGRIHVGHDKTRGYDFFYRNDVIKPALVGLLGPWVSGGVELNWPQHHRPATYLPTESTIEHDDDGSVTVWCSDHDPFARMQGMHGVRLSPASALVELRAHLVNRTDDVQTFLWWANVAAAVNDDYQSFFPTDVRVVADHAKRAVTSFPAADGRYYGVDYPARRTPERPDGDRLDWYRNIPVPTSYMCLGSQDDFFGGYDHGVGAGFVHWADHRVSPGKKMWTWGDAPFGHAWGAHLTDTNGPYVELMAGVFTDNQPDFAFLRPGETKTFSQYWYPIQDTGPVHQATRDAAVRLDVEPVGDGAEVRVAVAVTAERPGARVVLRRGAEVVHSADVDLAPGAPYVVGVTVHPEDGAVAGEVDPRDLELTVEHGGARLITWRPRTTTDDAPEASARSGQQESQRDVRPATEPPPPEQLGSVDELYVTGLHLDQYRHATRSPEAYWVEALRRDPGDARTHVALAARRARDGRLDDAERHLRAAVRRLTLRNPNPRDGEAHYRLGVVLARQGRVVEAREALGTASWDRSWLDAAVVATARLDLAERLEDAVDDLQALVTRAPGHVQARNLLTVALRRAGDEAAARETVRGTLALDPLDAWGRDLGDRLGEHVTLSADPTVLVDVALEHASTGDVDAALALLERAASLPTVGGQRNVAPVAWLHAADLELSRGDHAAADRAVERARLAPRDRCFPSAAEDDALARLRRYRPDDPLLSGLAGHRLYAAGRRDEAVSAWQASADADGTDPVVLRNLGLAAYNVLDDGDLAARCYDQARALAPDDARLLYEADQLAGRRGVGPAERAAALSARADLVAARDDLTVQLAVLLTDLDRADEALALLTGRSFQPWEGGEGSVLAAWDSAHGSLALAALDAGHPDDAVRHVQAALEPVASLGEARHPLANTADLHLLLGDALAAAGREHEASEAWEIAAAQQGDFEAMAVQPYSERTAASVTALRRLGLHDEATDLRDGLARYVDEQEGTTAAVDYFATSLPTMLLFAEDVQATHDARPRLLRGQLGRLDEQEPLPSSQSTRRTDR, from the coding sequence ATGCTCAGCGAAGAGTCGAGGATCGTCCTCCCCCCAGCGCCCGCCGCCCTCGCCGCCCTCCCGGTCCGCGCCTGGCGCGAGCCCGTGGTGATCGACACCTACGAGCCGGCGGAGGCCAGCCGTTACCCGGCCTACCTCGACCAGCGCGTCTACCAGGGGTCGTCGGGCGCCGTCTACCCGATGCCCTTCGTCGAGCGGGTCTCCCTCGACAAGACCCCACGCACCTGGGACGCCGTGCACATCGAGAACGACTACGTGCGCCTCATGCTGCTCCCCGAGCTCGGCGGACGCATCCACGTGGGCCACGACAAGACCCGCGGCTACGACTTCTTCTACCGCAACGACGTCATCAAGCCCGCGCTCGTCGGGCTCCTCGGCCCGTGGGTGTCGGGCGGCGTCGAGCTCAACTGGCCCCAGCACCACCGCCCCGCCACCTACCTGCCCACCGAGTCGACCATCGAGCACGACGACGACGGCTCCGTCACCGTGTGGTGCTCCGACCACGACCCGTTCGCCCGGATGCAGGGCATGCACGGTGTGCGCCTGTCGCCCGCGAGCGCCCTCGTCGAGCTGCGCGCCCACCTGGTCAACCGGACCGACGACGTCCAGACCTTCCTGTGGTGGGCCAACGTCGCGGCAGCGGTGAACGACGACTACCAGTCGTTCTTCCCGACGGACGTGCGCGTGGTCGCCGACCACGCCAAGCGCGCGGTGACGAGCTTCCCAGCGGCCGACGGGCGGTACTACGGCGTCGACTACCCGGCACGCCGCACGCCAGAGCGGCCCGACGGCGACAGGCTCGACTGGTACCGGAACATCCCCGTGCCCACCTCGTACATGTGCCTGGGGTCGCAGGACGACTTCTTCGGCGGGTACGACCACGGGGTCGGCGCCGGGTTCGTGCACTGGGCCGACCACCGGGTCTCGCCGGGCAAGAAGATGTGGACCTGGGGCGACGCGCCCTTCGGGCACGCGTGGGGCGCGCACCTCACCGACACCAACGGCCCCTACGTCGAGCTCATGGCCGGGGTGTTCACGGACAACCAGCCGGACTTCGCCTTCCTGCGCCCCGGCGAGACCAAGACCTTCTCCCAGTACTGGTACCCGATCCAGGACACCGGCCCCGTGCACCAGGCCACGCGTGACGCGGCGGTCCGGCTGGACGTCGAGCCGGTGGGCGACGGTGCCGAGGTCCGTGTCGCGGTCGCGGTGACGGCCGAGCGCCCCGGTGCGCGGGTCGTACTGCGTCGCGGGGCGGAGGTGGTGCACAGCGCGGACGTCGACCTGGCGCCGGGAGCGCCGTACGTCGTCGGCGTCACGGTCCACCCCGAGGATGGCGCCGTCGCGGGGGAGGTCGACCCCCGTGACCTCGAGCTCACGGTCGAGCACGGTGGCGCGCGCCTGATCACCTGGCGCCCCCGCACGACGACGGACGACGCACCGGAGGCGAGCGCGCGGTCGGGGCAGCAGGAAAGCCAGCGCGACGTCCGGCCCGCGACCGAGCCTCCACCGCCCGAGCAGCTGGGCTCCGTCGACGAGCTGTACGTGACCGGCCTGCACCTCGACCAGTACCGGCACGCGACCCGCTCGCCCGAGGCCTACTGGGTCGAGGCCCTGCGCCGCGACCCCGGCGACGCGCGCACCCACGTGGCGCTCGCGGCCCGCCGGGCGCGCGACGGCCGGCTCGACGACGCCGAGCGGCACCTGCGTGCCGCCGTCCGGCGGCTCACCCTGCGCAACCCCAACCCGCGCGACGGCGAGGCGCACTACCGCCTAGGGGTCGTGCTCGCCCGTCAGGGACGCGTCGTCGAGGCGCGCGAGGCCCTCGGCACGGCGTCGTGGGACCGGTCGTGGCTCGACGCCGCCGTCGTCGCCACGGCGCGGCTCGACCTCGCGGAGCGCCTCGAGGACGCCGTCGACGACCTGCAGGCGCTCGTCACCCGCGCACCCGGACACGTCCAGGCCCGCAACCTCCTCACCGTCGCGCTGCGCCGCGCCGGTGACGAGGCCGCAGCCCGTGAGACCGTGCGCGGCACCCTCGCGCTCGACCCGCTCGACGCCTGGGGACGCGACCTCGGCGACCGCCTGGGCGAGCACGTGACGCTCTCCGCCGACCCGACGGTCCTCGTCGACGTCGCGCTCGAGCACGCCTCCACCGGTGACGTCGACGCGGCGCTCGCGCTGCTCGAGCGGGCCGCGTCCCTGCCGACGGTCGGGGGTCAGCGCAACGTCGCACCGGTCGCGTGGCTGCACGCCGCGGACCTGGAGCTCTCCCGCGGGGACCACGCCGCCGCCGACCGGGCGGTCGAGCGTGCCCGCCTCGCCCCCCGGGACCGGTGCTTCCCGTCTGCCGCCGAGGACGACGCGCTGGCACGCCTGCGCCGCTACCGCCCGGACGACCCGCTGCTGTCGGGCCTCGCGGGCCACCGCCTCTACGCCGCCGGTCGACGCGACGAGGCCGTCTCCGCGTGGCAGGCCTCGGCCGACGCCGACGGCACCGACCCCGTCGTCCTGCGCAACCTCGGCCTGGCCGCGTACAACGTGCTCGACGACGGCGACCTCGCGGCCCGCTGCTACGACCAGGCCAGGGCCCTCGCCCCGGACGACGCCCGCCTGCTCTACGAGGCGGACCAGCTCGCGGGGCGCAGAGGCGTCGGGCCGGCCGAGCGTGCCGCGGCGCTCTCCGCCCGGGCCGACCTCGTCGCGGCCCGGGACGACCTCACCGTCCAGCTCGCCGTCCTGCTCACCGACCTCGACCGGGCGGACGAGGCCCTCGCGCTGCTGACCGGGCGCTCCTTCCAGCCGTGGGAGGGCGGCGAGGGTTCCGTCCTGGCCGCCTGGGACTCCGCGCACGGGTCGCTCGCGCTCGCGGCCCTCGACGCCGGTCACCCCGACGACGCCGTCAGGCACGTCCAGGCCGCGCTCGAGCCGGTCGCGTCCCTCGGCGAGGCACGGCACCCGCTGGCCAACACCGCCGACCTGCACCTGCTGCTCGGCGACGCGCTGGCAGCGGCCGGGCGCGAGCACGAGGCTAGCGAGGCGTGGGAGATCGCCGCGGCGCAGCAGGGGGACTTCGAGGCGATGGCGGTCCAGCCGTACTCGGAGCGCACCGCGGCGTCGGTCACGGCCCTGCGACGTCTCGGTCTGCACGACGAGGCCACCGACCTGCGCGACGGCCTCGCCCGGTACGTCGACGAGCAGGAGGGGACGACGGCTGCCGTCGACTACTTCGCGACCTCGCTGCCGACGATGCTGCTGTTCGCCGAGGACGTCCAGGCCACCCACGACGCGCGCCCCCGGCTGCTCCGGGGCCAGCTCGGACGCCTCGACGAGCAGGAGCCGCTGCCGTCGTCCCAGAGCACCCGCAGGACTGACCGATGA
- a CDS encoding helix-turn-helix domain-containing protein encodes MDGSTAAEGLGALRDGFAGQRMLVTPRSLVREALTLPVTSRLLVTDAGVFPHAARHGRSRVSGAEQHVVLVCTDGAGWCRTPAGTEVVGRGDAVLLLAGEAHEYGADAEDPWTLWWFHVLGGDAAELVSAGHQASGGPVAHLRDAAPVASLVSQVIDGLDAGTRAGTLQATGAAFHALTQVVATGRRSPGPSLSPVERALEHLRATSPRRTPVASLAAMVGLSTSRLGALFREHVGVSPNAYQSQLRMARARELLDSTDLAVAAVASACGFDDPLYFSRQFARVHGVAPSAYRGRTR; translated from the coding sequence ATGGACGGATCGACTGCCGCTGAGGGCCTGGGCGCGCTGCGTGACGGTTTCGCGGGGCAGCGGATGCTCGTCACCCCGCGCTCTCTCGTGCGCGAAGCCCTCACACTCCCGGTCACCTCCCGGCTGCTGGTCACCGACGCCGGGGTGTTCCCCCACGCGGCCCGGCACGGCAGATCCAGGGTCTCCGGCGCCGAGCAGCACGTCGTCCTGGTCTGCACGGACGGCGCCGGGTGGTGCCGCACCCCTGCCGGGACGGAGGTCGTCGGCCGGGGTGACGCGGTGCTGCTGCTCGCCGGCGAGGCGCACGAGTACGGCGCCGACGCCGAGGACCCGTGGACGCTGTGGTGGTTCCACGTCCTCGGCGGCGACGCCGCCGAGCTCGTGAGCGCCGGCCACCAGGCCTCGGGCGGGCCCGTTGCCCACCTGCGGGACGCCGCGCCGGTCGCGAGCCTCGTCTCCCAGGTGATCGACGGTCTCGACGCCGGGACCCGGGCGGGCACCCTGCAGGCGACGGGCGCCGCGTTCCACGCGCTCACCCAGGTCGTCGCGACCGGGCGCCGCTCCCCCGGGCCGTCCCTCAGCCCCGTCGAGCGGGCGCTCGAGCACCTGCGGGCCACGAGCCCGCGGCGCACCCCGGTGGCGTCCCTCGCCGCGATGGTCGGCCTGAGCACGTCGCGGCTCGGTGCGCTGTTCCGCGAGCACGTGGGGGTGTCGCCGAACGCCTACCAGTCACAGCTGCGCATGGCGCGGGCCCGCGAGCTGCTCGACAGCACGGACCTCGCCGTCGCGGCGGTCGCGTCAGCCTGCGGCTTCGACGACCCGCTCTACTTCTCCCGGCAGTTCGCACGGGTGCACGGTGTCGCGCCGAGCGCGTACCGGGGGCGGACGCGCTGA
- a CDS encoding asparaginase translates to MTQRRISLITLGGTISSEATRATSGVVPVSGADLFRQEVEHWVPGIALLPHELRLVPSPSLTLDDLLALHRYVLALPDDVEGVVVSQGTDTIEETAFALDLLGTASARPVVVTGAMRSRAAAGEDGPANLVSAVLVAASAEARRAGVLVQFADLVHSARWVSKRSTFHVDAFTSEPLGPLGYVAEGEARLELRPRPRPVLTAPESARARVALVSTGAGDDLALLPGLADAGYDGVVLAGVGAGHVAASAVENVAATAARIPVLMASRTGAGPVFERTYGYPGGEIDLRDRGVMTAGQLSPVKARVLLALLLSSGTEGDGLREAVARHS, encoded by the coding sequence GTGACACAGCGACGCATCAGCCTCATCACCCTCGGCGGGACGATCAGCTCGGAGGCGACCCGCGCGACGTCGGGCGTCGTCCCGGTGAGCGGCGCCGACCTGTTCCGGCAGGAGGTCGAGCACTGGGTCCCCGGCATCGCGCTGCTCCCGCACGAGCTCCGCCTCGTCCCCTCGCCGTCCCTGACGCTCGACGACCTGCTCGCCCTGCACCGCTACGTCCTCGCGCTGCCCGACGACGTCGAGGGCGTGGTCGTCTCGCAGGGCACCGACACCATCGAGGAGACGGCCTTCGCGCTCGACCTCCTCGGGACGGCCTCTGCGAGGCCCGTCGTGGTCACCGGCGCGATGCGCAGCCGCGCGGCCGCGGGCGAGGACGGCCCGGCGAACCTCGTCTCGGCCGTGCTCGTGGCGGCGAGCGCCGAGGCGCGCCGGGCGGGGGTGCTCGTGCAGTTCGCCGACCTCGTCCACTCCGCGCGCTGGGTGAGCAAGCGCAGCACGTTCCACGTCGACGCCTTCACGTCCGAGCCGCTCGGTCCGCTCGGCTACGTCGCCGAGGGAGAGGCGCGCCTGGAGCTGCGCCCACGCCCGCGACCTGTCCTGACCGCCCCGGAGTCGGCCCGGGCGCGTGTCGCCCTGGTGTCCACGGGTGCGGGCGACGACCTCGCCCTGCTCCCCGGTCTGGCCGACGCCGGGTACGACGGCGTGGTGCTCGCCGGCGTCGGTGCGGGGCACGTCGCTGCGTCGGCCGTGGAGAACGTCGCCGCCACCGCAGCCCGCATCCCGGTGCTGATGGCCAGCCGGACCGGGGCAGGTCCGGTCTTCGAGCGGACCTACGGCTACCCGGGCGGTGAGATCGACCTCCGGGACCGCGGCGTCATGACGGCCGGCCAGCTGTCTCCGGTCAAGGCGCGGGTGCTGCTCGCGCTCCTGCTCTCGTCGGGCACCGAGGGCGACGGGCTGCGCGAGGCGGTCGCGCGCCACTCCTGA
- a CDS encoding cobalamin-independent methionine synthase II family protein: MLDSRDRIQTTHAGSLPRTPELIAANDARQLAEDGFTLDRTPEFDGLLTSAVGDLVARQKAAGITVPGDGEFGKAMTSAVDYGAWWSYSFQRVSGLEVTGEDIFSAEPVRSTPGNIRLTTFPDRRDWTIFREAYTDPTSGISTGKGATAFPATTGKLAYVGHEAIASDIANLKAGLAANGLTEGFVTSLSPGSGSRIPNAFYATEEEHIWAWADVLREEYKAIVDAGLILQIDDPSIAENWDQINPEPSVEDYQAFTRIRVEALNYALRDLPQEQIRFHLCWGSWHGPHTTDLELKNIVDLMLEINAGAYSFEAANARHEHEWKVWQDVTLPEGKLILPGIVGHATNVVEHPELVADRIERFASVVGKENVVASTDCGLGGRIHPQIAWAKLEALSAGAEIASQRLWG, translated from the coding sequence ATGCTGGACAGTCGCGACCGCATCCAGACCACCCACGCCGGCAGTCTGCCGCGCACCCCCGAGCTCATCGCCGCGAACGACGCGCGCCAGCTCGCCGAGGACGGCTTCACCCTCGACCGCACCCCGGAGTTCGACGGCCTGCTCACCTCCGCGGTCGGCGACCTCGTCGCCCGCCAGAAGGCGGCCGGCATCACCGTCCCGGGCGACGGCGAGTTCGGCAAGGCCATGACGAGCGCGGTCGACTACGGCGCCTGGTGGTCGTACTCGTTCCAGCGCGTGAGCGGCCTCGAGGTGACCGGCGAGGACATCTTCTCGGCCGAGCCCGTGCGCTCGACCCCCGGGAACATCCGCCTGACGACCTTCCCGGACCGTCGCGACTGGACGATCTTCCGCGAGGCGTACACCGACCCGACGAGCGGCATCTCGACCGGCAAGGGCGCCACGGCCTTCCCTGCGACGACCGGGAAGCTCGCCTACGTCGGCCACGAGGCGATCGCCTCCGACATCGCCAACCTCAAGGCCGGTCTCGCGGCCAACGGCCTCACGGAGGGCTTCGTCACGAGCCTGTCGCCGGGCAGCGGCTCGCGCATCCCCAACGCGTTCTACGCCACGGAGGAGGAGCACATCTGGGCCTGGGCCGACGTGCTGCGCGAGGAGTACAAGGCCATCGTCGACGCCGGTCTGATCCTGCAGATCGACGACCCGTCGATCGCCGAGAACTGGGACCAGATCAACCCCGAGCCGAGCGTCGAGGACTACCAGGCCTTCACGCGCATCCGCGTGGAAGCCCTCAACTACGCGCTGCGCGACCTGCCGCAGGAGCAGATCCGCTTCCACCTGTGCTGGGGCAGCTGGCACGGCCCGCACACCACCGACCTCGAGCTGAAGAACATCGTCGACCTCATGCTCGAGATCAACGCCGGCGCCTACTCCTTCGAGGCGGCGAACGCCCGCCACGAGCACGAGTGGAAGGTGTGGCAGGACGTCACGCTCCCCGAGGGCAAGCTCATCCTCCCCGGGATCGTCGGGCACGCGACCAATGTCGTCGAGCACCCCGAGCTCGTGGCCGACCGCATCGAGCGCTTCGCATCGGTGGTCGGCAAGGAGAACGTCGTCGCGTCGACCGACTGCGGTCTCGGCGGGCGCATCCACCCGCAGATCGCGTGGGCCAAGCTCGAGGCGCTCAGCGCTGGCGCGGAGATCGCGAGCCAGCGCCTCTGGGGCTGA
- a CDS encoding TetR/AcrR family transcriptional regulator: protein MTQSPPTGDRRAALKARHRRAILDAAAALLDEHGIGGFSVDDLAERADVSRRTVFNHFPSLADITATVCTEFFDEAMEAFEEHAVGRPTDAAPSVFDDVSDALRAMDFISPMAYLVRVLRTDQGASDQLSPSFTAAVSGLSTRFAAEIRQRHPAADPYTVDLLVGSTLAGLLVVAHRWADATGGVDDARSRDTFSTMLEGMLTAVGSGFASESVFPRTA, encoded by the coding sequence GTGACGCAGAGCCCACCCACCGGCGACCGCCGAGCCGCCCTCAAGGCGCGGCACCGGCGCGCCATCCTCGACGCCGCGGCCGCCCTGCTCGACGAGCACGGCATCGGCGGCTTCTCCGTCGACGACCTCGCCGAGCGCGCCGACGTGTCCCGGCGCACCGTGTTCAACCACTTCCCGTCCCTCGCGGACATCACCGCGACGGTCTGCACGGAGTTCTTCGACGAGGCCATGGAGGCCTTCGAGGAGCACGCCGTCGGACGCCCGACCGACGCCGCACCGTCGGTCTTCGACGACGTCTCGGACGCGCTGCGCGCCATGGACTTCATCAGCCCCATGGCCTACCTGGTCCGCGTCCTGCGGACCGACCAGGGCGCCTCCGACCAGCTCTCGCCGTCCTTCACCGCCGCGGTGTCCGGCCTGAGCACCCGCTTCGCGGCAGAGATCCGCCAGCGCCACCCGGCCGCCGACCCCTACACCGTCGACCTGCTCGTCGGGTCGACCCTCGCGGGCCTCCTCGTCGTCGCGCACCGGTGGGCGGACGCGACCGGCGGCGTCGACGACGCCCGGTCCCGCGACACCTTCTCGACCATGCTCGAGGGCATGCTCACCGCCGTCGGATCGGGCTTCGCGTCCGAGTCCGTGTTCCCCCGCACCGCCTGA